The proteins below come from a single Streptomyces sp. MRC013 genomic window:
- the ftsH gene encoding ATP-dependent zinc metalloprotease FtsH: protein MDVKRYFRGPVMWIVLAVLAVVVLMQVVGSSGGYKTVDTAKVIKAIATNQVDQAKLTTGDEQMIKVDLKDGQKIDGSDKVQASYIGTQGSDLAVTLQKKYEAGQIDKGYTVSPTKQSAFVSVLLSLLPFVLIVLVFLFLMNQMQGGGSRVMNFGKSKAKLITKDTPKTTFADVAGSDEAVEELHEIKEFLQEPAKFQAVGAKIPKGVLLYGPPGTGKTLLARAVAGEAGVPFYSISGSDFVEMFVGVGASRVRDLFEQAKANAPAIVFVDEIDAVGRHRGAGLGGGHDEREQTLNQLLVEMDGFDVKGGVILIAATNRPDILDPALLRPGRFDRQIAVDRPDMQGRLEILKVHQKGKPVAPDVDLAAVARRTPGFTGADLSNVLNEAALLTARSDKKLIDNEMLDEAIDRVVAGPQRRTRIMSDKEKKITAYHEAGHALVAAASPNSDPVHKITILSRGRALGYTMVLPDEDKYSTTRNEMLDQLAYMLGGRAAEELVFHDPTTGAANDIEKATATARAMVTQYGMTERLGAIKFGGDNTEPFLGREMAHQRDYSEEVAALVDEEVKKLIETAHNEAWEILVENRDVLDNMVLQLLEKETLGKEEIAEVFAPIVKRPPRPAWTGSSRRTPSTRPPVLSPKELALTNGATSATATAAAPVETAKTTEAAPEDRPES, encoded by the coding sequence ATGGACGTGAAGCGATACTTCCGTGGGCCGGTCATGTGGATCGTGCTGGCCGTCCTCGCCGTGGTCGTGTTGATGCAGGTCGTCGGCTCGTCGGGCGGCTACAAGACGGTGGACACCGCCAAGGTCATCAAGGCGATCGCCACCAACCAGGTTGATCAGGCCAAGCTGACCACCGGCGACGAGCAGATGATCAAGGTCGACCTCAAGGACGGCCAGAAGATCGACGGCAGCGACAAGGTGCAGGCGAGCTACATCGGGACCCAGGGTTCCGACCTCGCCGTGACGCTGCAGAAGAAGTACGAGGCCGGTCAGATCGACAAGGGCTACACGGTCTCGCCGACGAAGCAGAGCGCCTTCGTCTCGGTGCTGCTGTCGCTGCTGCCCTTCGTCCTGATCGTCCTGGTCTTCCTGTTCCTGATGAACCAGATGCAGGGCGGCGGCTCCCGCGTCATGAACTTCGGGAAGTCCAAGGCCAAGCTGATCACCAAGGACACCCCCAAGACGACGTTCGCCGACGTCGCCGGTTCGGACGAGGCCGTCGAGGAGCTCCACGAGATCAAGGAGTTCCTCCAGGAGCCCGCCAAGTTCCAGGCCGTCGGCGCCAAGATCCCCAAGGGCGTGCTGCTCTACGGCCCGCCCGGAACGGGCAAGACGCTCCTCGCGCGGGCCGTCGCCGGCGAGGCGGGCGTCCCGTTCTACTCGATCTCCGGCTCCGACTTCGTCGAGATGTTCGTGGGCGTCGGCGCCTCCCGCGTCCGCGACCTCTTCGAGCAGGCCAAGGCGAACGCCCCGGCGATCGTCTTCGTCGACGAGATCGACGCCGTCGGCCGGCACCGCGGCGCGGGCCTCGGCGGCGGCCACGACGAGCGCGAGCAGACGCTGAACCAGCTGCTCGTCGAGATGGACGGCTTCGACGTCAAGGGCGGCGTCATCCTGATCGCCGCCACCAACCGCCCGGACATCCTCGACCCGGCCCTCCTGCGACCCGGCCGCTTCGACCGCCAGATCGCGGTCGACCGCCCGGACATGCAGGGCCGTCTGGAGATCCTCAAGGTCCACCAGAAGGGCAAGCCGGTCGCGCCCGACGTCGACCTGGCCGCCGTCGCCCGCCGCACGCCCGGCTTCACCGGCGCCGACCTGTCGAACGTGCTGAACGAGGCGGCGCTCCTCACGGCGCGCAGCGACAAGAAGCTCATCGACAACGAGATGCTGGACGAGGCGATCGACCGCGTGGTCGCGGGACCGCAGAGGCGGACCCGGATCATGTCGGACAAGGAGAAGAAGATCACCGCGTACCACGAGGCCGGCCACGCCCTCGTCGCCGCGGCGTCCCCGAACTCCGACCCCGTCCACAAGATCACCATCCTGTCCCGCGGCCGCGCCCTGGGCTACACGATGGTCCTTCCGGACGAGGACAAGTACTCGACCACGCGCAACGAGATGCTCGACCAGCTCGCGTACATGCTGGGCGGGCGCGCCGCCGAGGAACTGGTCTTCCACGACCCGACCACGGGCGCGGCCAACGACATCGAGAAGGCCACGGCCACGGCCCGCGCGATGGTCACCCAGTACGGCATGACCGAGCGGCTCGGCGCGATCAAGTTCGGCGGCGACAACACCGAGCCCTTCCTCGGCCGCGAGATGGCGCACCAGCGCGACTACTCCGAAGAGGTCGCCGCGCTGGTCGACGAGGAGGTCAAGAAGCTCATCGAGACGGCGCACAACGAGGCGTGGGAGATCCTCGTCGAGAACCGCGACGTCCTCGACAACATGGTCCTCCAGCTCCTGGAGAAGGAGACGCTCGGCAAGGAGGAGATCGCCGAGGTCTTCGCCCCGATCGTGAAGCGCCCGCCGCGCCCGGCGTGGACCGGCTCCTCGCGGCGCACGCCGTCGACGCGCCCGCCGGTGCTCTCGCCGAAGGAGCTGGCGCTCACCAACGGCGCCACCTCCGCGACGGCGACCGCGGCCGCGCCGGTGGAGACGGCGAAGACCACCGAGGCGGCCCCGGAGGACCGTCCGGAGTCCTGA
- the hpt gene encoding hypoxanthine phosphoribosyltransferase yields the protein MGADLKSVLITKEEIDAKLAELASRIDAEYAGKDLLIIGVLKGAVMVMADLARALSTPVTMDWMAVSSYGAGTQSSGVVRILKDLDTDIKGKHVLIVEDIIDSGLTLSWLLSNLGSREPASLEVCTLLRKPEAAKVAIDVKWIGFDIPNEFVVGYGLDYGEKYRNLPFVGTLAPHVYGG from the coding sequence ATGGGCGCCGACCTCAAGTCGGTGCTCATCACCAAGGAAGAGATCGACGCCAAGCTGGCCGAGCTGGCGTCGAGGATCGACGCGGAGTACGCGGGCAAGGACCTGCTCATCATCGGCGTCCTCAAGGGCGCCGTGATGGTGATGGCGGACCTGGCGCGCGCCCTGTCCACCCCCGTCACCATGGACTGGATGGCCGTCTCCTCGTACGGGGCGGGCACCCAGTCCTCGGGCGTCGTCCGGATCCTCAAGGACCTGGACACCGACATCAAGGGCAAGCACGTCCTGATCGTCGAGGACATCATCGACTCCGGACTGACCCTGTCCTGGCTGCTGTCCAACCTCGGCTCGCGCGAGCCCGCCTCCCTGGAGGTCTGCACGCTGCTGCGCAAGCCCGAGGCGGCCAAGGTGGCGATCGACGTGAAGTGGATCGGCTTCGACATCCCCAACGAGTTCGTCGTGGGGTACGGACTGGACTACGGCGAGAAGTACCGCAACCTCCCGTTCGTCGGGACGCTCGCGCCGCACGTCTACGGCGGCTGA
- the folK gene encoding 2-amino-4-hydroxy-6-hydroxymethyldihydropteridine diphosphokinase has protein sequence MNRTPSDPTVQPVPASVTEQVDAADTTLSNPKPAVLSVGGNLGNRLENLQGAVDALEDTPGVRVKAVSPVYETEPWGVDPDTQPPYLNAVVVVKTTLPPSSLLERAQAVEEAFHRVRGERWGARTVDVDIVTYADEVSDDPALTLPHPRAHQRAFVLRPWLDVEPEARLPGAGRVADLLAGIAQEGVAVRSDLELRLPD, from the coding sequence ATGAACCGCACCCCCAGCGACCCGACGGTACAGCCGGTGCCCGCCTCCGTGACGGAGCAGGTCGACGCCGCCGACACGACACTGTCCAATCCGAAGCCGGCCGTCCTCTCCGTCGGCGGCAACCTCGGCAACCGCCTGGAGAACCTCCAGGGCGCCGTCGACGCCCTGGAGGACACGCCCGGCGTACGGGTCAAGGCCGTGTCGCCGGTCTACGAGACGGAGCCCTGGGGCGTCGACCCGGACACCCAGCCCCCCTACCTGAACGCCGTGGTGGTGGTGAAGACCACGCTGCCCCCCTCGTCGCTGCTGGAGCGGGCGCAGGCGGTGGAGGAGGCCTTCCACCGGGTGCGCGGGGAGCGGTGGGGCGCCCGCACGGTCGACGTGGACATCGTCACGTACGCGGACGAGGTCTCCGACGACCCCGCCCTCACCCTGCCCCACCCGCGCGCCCACCAGCGGGCCTTCGTGCTGCGCCCGTGGCTGGACGTGGAGCCGGAGGCCAGGCTCCCCGGGGCGGGGCGGGTGGCGGACCTGCTGGCCGGGATCGCCCAGGAGGGCGTAGCCGTCCGCAGCGACCTGGAACTCCGCCTACCCGACTGA
- the tilS gene encoding tRNA lysidine(34) synthetase TilS translates to MGPHPAVAAIRLAVRRVLHDVLNEVSRNTAACPAAAAPAHPDAPGRAATGAGGPPLVLVACSGGADSMALASALAFEARKLTVRAGAVTVDHGLQPGSDLRAAEVVSRLSALRLDPVEAVAVTVGREGGPEAAARDARYAALDEAAERLGAAAVLLGHTRDDQAETVLLGLARGSGIRSLSGMAAVSGAGRYRRPFLHLDRQTARKACLAQSLPVWDDPMNTDPAYTRSRLRHEGLPALEKSLGKGVVEALARTAQLCRDDADALDHWAAEADASVRDEAGLLECAKLYALPPAVRRRVLRRAAIAEGAPAGSLFARHVEELDRLITGWRGQGAINLPGRVVARRQGGRLVIRQG, encoded by the coding sequence ATGGGTCCCCATCCCGCGGTCGCGGCGATACGCCTGGCGGTTCGCCGCGTACTCCACGACGTACTCAACGAGGTCTCCCGGAACACCGCCGCCTGCCCCGCGGCGGCCGCCCCCGCGCACCCGGACGCCCCCGGACGGGCCGCGACCGGCGCCGGCGGGCCGCCGCTGGTGCTGGTCGCCTGCTCCGGCGGCGCCGACTCCATGGCACTGGCCTCCGCCCTGGCCTTCGAGGCGCGGAAGCTGACCGTCCGCGCCGGCGCCGTCACCGTCGACCACGGCCTCCAGCCCGGCTCCGACCTGCGGGCCGCCGAGGTCGTCTCCCGGCTCAGCGCCCTGCGGCTCGACCCGGTCGAGGCCGTCGCGGTGACCGTCGGCCGCGAGGGCGGGCCCGAGGCGGCCGCCCGCGACGCCCGGTACGCGGCCCTGGACGAGGCCGCCGAACGCCTGGGCGCCGCCGCGGTCCTGCTCGGCCACACCCGCGACGACCAGGCGGAGACGGTGCTCCTCGGCCTCGCCCGCGGCTCCGGCATCCGCTCCCTGTCCGGCATGGCCGCCGTCTCCGGCGCCGGCCGCTACCGCCGCCCCTTCCTGCACCTCGACCGCCAGACCGCCCGCAAGGCGTGCCTGGCCCAGTCCCTGCCCGTCTGGGACGACCCGATGAACACCGACCCGGCGTACACGCGGTCCCGGCTGCGCCACGAGGGACTGCCCGCCCTGGAGAAGTCGCTCGGCAAGGGCGTGGTGGAGGCCCTCGCCCGTACCGCGCAGCTCTGCCGCGACGACGCCGACGCCCTGGACCACTGGGCCGCCGAGGCCGACGCCTCCGTCCGCGACGAGGCCGGGCTGCTGGAGTGCGCCAAGCTGTACGCGCTGCCGCCCGCCGTGCGCCGCCGCGTCCTGCGCCGCGCGGCCATCGCCGAGGGCGCCCCGGCCGGCTCGCTGTTCGCCCGGCACGTCGAGGAACTGGACCGGCTGATCACCGGATGGCGGGGTCAGGGCGCGATCAATCTGCCCGGCCGCGTCGTCGCCCGACGCCAGGGTGGCAGACTGGTCATCCGGCAAGGCTGA
- the dacB gene encoding D-alanyl-D-alanine carboxypeptidase/D-alanyl-D-alanine-endopeptidase, translating to MLERNVLRLAAGSAVAGVALAATAAGLAGPWDGGQRTAERDRAAARVATGGAHHGRAAAPGPSAGRAPAPAPSAPAVLAPLAAPARVRGASATALAGVLDPLLRAPGLGATRTASVVDAATGRPLYGYGAATPVVPASTVKIATAAAALSALGPGHRLTTAVVATRDARTVTLVGGGDPTLDGSRLEALAAATAKALRARGAAPAALTYDTSLYEGPVRHRIGADDNIAPVTALMTRAGRLDGSTSGPAPRAADPARETARAFAELLAARGVRVPAAPAPGRAPHGAVRLAATHSAPLSALVERTLTHSDNDLAEALARATARATRHPAGFDGAGRAVRERLRRLGVPLDGAVLADGSGLDRRDRVSARLLTALLARAADPAHPELRPVLTGLPVGGFSGTLEDRYTGGSPAAGLVRAKTGTLAGVDALAGTAVTRDGRLLAFAFLASNTRSPYEARPALDALATALTAA from the coding sequence GTGCTGGAGCGGAACGTGCTGCGGCTGGCCGCGGGCTCCGCCGTCGCCGGTGTCGCCCTGGCCGCCACGGCGGCGGGTCTCGCCGGTCCCTGGGACGGGGGTCAGCGTACGGCCGAACGGGACCGCGCGGCCGCCCGGGTCGCCACAGGTGGCGCACATCACGGCCGGGCCGCCGCGCCGGGCCCCTCCGCCGGCCGCGCGCCCGCGCCCGCGCCGAGCGCCCCCGCGGTCCTCGCGCCGCTGGCGGCGCCCGCCCGAGTCCGGGGCGCCTCCGCGACCGCCCTCGCCGGGGTGCTCGACCCGCTGCTGCGCGCCCCCGGTCTCGGCGCCACGCGCACGGCGTCCGTGGTGGACGCGGCGACCGGCCGCCCGCTGTACGGGTACGGGGCGGCGACGCCCGTGGTCCCGGCCTCCACCGTCAAGATCGCCACCGCGGCGGCGGCCCTCTCCGCCCTGGGGCCCGGCCACCGCCTCACCACCGCCGTCGTCGCGACGCGGGACGCCCGCACGGTCACCCTCGTCGGCGGCGGCGACCCGACGCTCGACGGGAGCCGCCTGGAGGCCCTGGCGGCGGCCACCGCGAAGGCGCTGCGCGCCCGCGGCGCCGCGCCCGCGGCCCTGACGTACGACACCTCCCTGTACGAGGGGCCGGTGCGGCACCGGATCGGGGCCGACGACAACATCGCCCCCGTCACGGCGCTCATGACCCGCGCGGGGCGCCTCGACGGCTCCACGTCCGGCCCCGCCCCGCGCGCGGCGGACCCGGCGCGGGAGACGGCGCGCGCCTTCGCGGAGCTGCTCGCGGCCCGGGGGGTGAGGGTGCCGGCGGCCCCCGCGCCCGGCCGCGCCCCGCACGGGGCGGTGCGGCTCGCCGCGACGCACTCGGCCCCCCTGTCCGCCCTGGTGGAGCGCACGCTGACGCACAGCGACAACGACTTGGCGGAGGCGCTGGCCCGGGCGACGGCCCGGGCGACCCGCCACCCCGCCGGCTTCGACGGCGCCGGGCGGGCGGTGCGGGAGCGGCTGCGGCGGCTCGGCGTGCCGCTGGACGGCGCCGTCCTCGCCGACGGCAGCGGCCTCGACCGCCGCGACCGCGTCTCCGCGCGCCTCCTCACCGCCCTCCTGGCCCGGGCCGCCGACCCCGCCCACCCCGAGCTGCGCCCCGTCCTGACGGGTCTCCCCGTGGGCGGCTTCAGCGGCACCCTGGAGGACCGCTACACCGGCGGCTCCCCGGCCGCGGGCCTCGTCCGCGCGAAGACGGGCACCCTGGCGGGCGTGGACGCGCTGGCGGGCACGGCGGTGACCCGCGACGGCCGCCTCCTGGCGTTCGCCTTCCTCGCGTCGAACACCCGGTCCCCGTACGAGGCCCGGCCCGCCCTGGACGCCCTCGCCACCGCGCTGACCGCCGCCTGA
- a CDS encoding inorganic diphosphatase, translated as MEFDVCIEIPKGSRNKYEVDHETGRIRLDRHLFTSTVYPADYGFVEGTLGEDGDPLDALVILDEPTFPGVLVKCRAVGMFRMTDEAGGDDKLLCVPASDPRMEHLQDIQHVPEFDRLEIQHFFEVYKDLEPGKSVEGADWVGRAEAEAEIEASVKRLKEQGGAH; from the coding sequence GTGGAGTTCGACGTCTGCATCGAGATCCCCAAGGGTTCGCGGAACAAGTACGAGGTGGACCACGAGACCGGTCGCATCCGTCTCGACCGCCACCTGTTCACCTCGACCGTGTACCCGGCGGACTACGGCTTCGTCGAGGGCACCCTGGGTGAGGACGGCGACCCGCTGGACGCGCTGGTCATCCTGGACGAGCCGACCTTCCCCGGTGTCCTGGTCAAGTGCCGCGCGGTCGGCATGTTCCGCATGACCGACGAGGCCGGCGGCGACGACAAGCTGCTGTGCGTCCCGGCGTCGGACCCGCGCATGGAGCACCTGCAGGACATCCAGCACGTGCCGGAGTTCGACCGCCTGGAGATCCAGCACTTCTTCGAGGTCTACAAGGACCTGGAGCCCGGCAAGTCCGTCGAGGGCGCCGACTGGGTCGGCCGCGCCGAGGCGGAGGCCGAGATCGAGGCGTCCGTCAAGCGCCTGAAGGAGCAGGGCGGCGCCCACTGA
- the folE gene encoding GTP cyclohydrolase I FolE — MTDAVTLDGEGTIGEFDEKRAENAVRELLIAIGENPDREGLRETPARVARAYKEVFAGLWQEPEDVLTTTFDLGHDEMVLVKDIEVFSTCEHHLVPFRGVAHVGYIPSSSGKITGLSKLARLVDVYARRPQVQERLTTQIADSLMEILDPRGVIVVVECEHMCMSMRGIRKPGAKTLTSAVRGQLRDLATRTEAMSLIMAR, encoded by the coding sequence ATGACCGACGCGGTGACGCTGGACGGCGAGGGCACGATCGGCGAGTTCGACGAGAAGCGCGCCGAGAACGCCGTGCGCGAACTCCTCATCGCGATCGGCGAGAACCCCGACCGGGAGGGTCTGCGGGAGACGCCGGCCCGGGTGGCCCGGGCGTACAAGGAGGTGTTCGCGGGACTGTGGCAGGAGCCGGAGGACGTGCTGACCACGACCTTCGACCTCGGCCACGACGAGATGGTGCTGGTCAAGGACATCGAGGTCTTCTCGACCTGCGAGCACCACCTGGTGCCGTTCCGGGGCGTGGCCCACGTCGGCTACATCCCCTCGTCCTCCGGGAAGATCACCGGCCTGTCGAAACTGGCCCGGCTGGTGGACGTGTACGCCCGCCGCCCGCAGGTGCAGGAACGGCTGACCACGCAGATCGCCGACTCGCTGATGGAGATCCTCGACCCCCGCGGCGTGATCGTGGTCGTCGAGTGCGAGCACATGTGCATGTCCATGCGCGGCATCCGCAAGCCGGGAGCCAAGACCCTCACCTCGGCCGTACGGGGCCAGCTGCGGGACCTGGCGACCCGCACCGAGGCGATGAGCCTCATCATGGCGCGCTGA
- a CDS encoding DUF3180 domain-containing protein encodes MKQLRVKVLAGLFLAAGVLAWGGARLWDSFGTLPSVPLAAPIVLAVIAAVLTATALSLRSRLRAQRERRPGAKGVEPLMAARAVVFGQASALVTAAVSGMYAGVGVFLLGFLDVPARRDQVFHAGFAVLAGIAVIAAALFLERVCRLPGDDEPPGASPSTA; translated from the coding sequence GTGAAGCAACTGAGGGTCAAGGTACTGGCCGGACTCTTCCTGGCGGCCGGGGTCCTCGCCTGGGGCGGCGCACGGCTGTGGGACTCGTTCGGCACGCTGCCGAGCGTCCCGCTGGCCGCCCCGATCGTGCTGGCCGTCATCGCGGCGGTCCTCACGGCGACGGCGCTGTCCCTGCGCTCCCGGCTGAGGGCGCAGCGGGAGCGCCGTCCCGGCGCGAAGGGCGTGGAGCCCCTGATGGCGGCCCGTGCGGTGGTCTTCGGCCAGGCCAGCGCGCTGGTCACGGCCGCGGTGAGCGGCATGTACGCGGGGGTCGGGGTCTTCCTGCTGGGGTTCCTGGACGTCCCGGCCCGCCGCGACCAGGTCTTCCACGCGGGCTTCGCCGTGCTGGCCGGGATCGCGGTGATCGCTGCGGCCCTGTTCCTGGAGCGGGTGTGCCGACTCCCCGGGGACGACGAGCCTCCGGGCGCCTCTCCCTCCACGGCGTAG